A region from the Mesomycoplasma hyopneumoniae J genome encodes:
- the asnS gene encoding asparagine--tRNA ligase — translation MFQTINEISIHPELYNQKKVLIQGWITNIRGNLKIIFVELNDGSSFKNLQCVLKKEFIDFDKIENLALGVAVEISGIFSNTPERQQFGEVLVETLEIKGNNYNTNFPIQNQEISLEVLRQMPHFRHRSRLFRVIMKLRSALFFEIHKFFRRQGFINFSAPILTSNDGEGAGEVFIVDDENKDFFNKKTTLGVTGQLHAEAYALGFKKVYTFAPTFRAERSNTRRHAAEFWMIEPEVAFFTLEQIIELAVKLLQKVIKSVIIRNKDEFIFLEKAGDKNLRKRLLQFCDSQVTQISYEKAIELLLEHQEKFEEKDLFFGCDLKTEHERFLTEEIFHMPVVIINYPKNLKAFYMHQNEDGQTVAAFDLLVPGIGELIGGSQREVRYEKLLARMSELNMNIEEFQWYLDLRKYGNPGSSGFGLGFERLLMYITGIENIRDVIPFPRTSKNILM, via the coding sequence ATGTTCCAAACTATTAACGAAATTTCCATTCATCCTGAATTATATAACCAAAAAAAGGTTCTAATTCAGGGCTGGATAACTAACATTCGCGGGAATTTAAAAATTATATTTGTTGAATTAAATGATGGTTCTTCATTTAAAAATTTACAATGTGTATTAAAAAAAGAGTTTATTGACTTTGATAAAATAGAAAATTTAGCCCTCGGTGTTGCAGTTGAAATTTCCGGAATTTTTTCAAATACACCTGAACGTCAACAATTTGGCGAAGTTTTAGTTGAGACTTTGGAAATTAAAGGTAATAATTATAACACAAATTTTCCGATTCAAAATCAGGAAATTTCCCTTGAGGTTCTCCGCCAAATGCCTCACTTTCGCCATCGAAGTCGTTTATTTCGTGTTATTATGAAACTAAGATCAGCGCTATTTTTTGAAATTCATAAATTTTTTCGCAGGCAAGGATTTATTAATTTTTCAGCCCCAATTCTAACCTCAAATGATGGCGAAGGAGCTGGTGAAGTTTTTATCGTTGATGATGAAAATAAAGATTTTTTTAATAAAAAAACGACCTTAGGTGTAACCGGACAACTTCATGCTGAAGCTTATGCTCTTGGTTTTAAAAAAGTTTATACATTTGCCCCAACATTTCGGGCTGAGCGTTCAAATACGAGAAGGCATGCTGCCGAATTTTGGATGATTGAACCCGAAGTGGCCTTTTTTACTTTAGAACAAATTATCGAATTAGCAGTTAAATTACTTCAAAAAGTAATAAAATCAGTAATAATTCGCAACAAAGATGAGTTTATTTTTCTAGAAAAAGCCGGGGATAAAAATCTCCGAAAGCGTTTGCTTCAATTTTGTGATTCTCAAGTTACTCAAATAAGTTATGAAAAGGCGATTGAATTGCTTTTAGAACATCAAGAAAAATTTGAGGAAAAAGATTTATTTTTTGGCTGTGATCTAAAAACCGAACATGAACGGTTTTTAACCGAAGAAATTTTTCATATGCCTGTTGTAATTATAAATTATCCTAAAAATTTAAAAGCTTTTTATATGCATCAAAACGAAGATGGTCAAACTGTAGCAGCCTTTGATTTATTGGTTCCGGGAATTGGGGAGTTAATTGGGGGCTCACAACGCGAAGTTCGCTATGAAAAATTATTAGCGCGGATGAGTGAATTGAATATGAATATTGAAGAATTTCAGTGATATTTAGATCTTAGAAAGTATGGTAATCCTGGATCAAGTGGTTTTGGGCTTGGTTTTGAACGACTTTTAATGTATATTACTGGAATTGAAAATATTCGTGATGTAATTCCCTTTCCCCGGACAAGTAAAAATATTCTAATGTAA
- a CDS encoding ATP-dependent helicase, producing the protein MSSQNILLQLNEKQKIAVISNSSHLRIVAGAGTGKTSVLTKKIAYIINESLAYPSRILALTFTNKAAEEMRNRVEKLVGEKSKDIQILTFHSLCNLILRLEAKNIVELSEIPLSDYRFNIIDEQDQKKIVEKLLGKYLKANDDRDETKISAFDAIKFISNAKNWEKSPEDLLKSINNELDQIKVQVYQKYLEKTKENNIIDFDDLLLYTKIAFEKSPEIRSRWQRKFDFVLVDEFQDTSLVQYLILKIFIKDKTRLVVVGDPDQTIYSWRGADPSLILNLEQDFPDLQTVILDKNYRSTQNILDAANNLIENNQNRIKKKLVASSKEKIEIHFEDLANERGAEVEWIYRKIQELITKNKVTYRDIAILARSNFYFKQIETKFDGHNIPYFRHGASPLVTKKEIREALYFLKVIDNSDPYAFEQIINVPPKKIGIATINKLNELAAQFGLNLHDFLFKYYSGKINFKGKQGKIPLGHDNQLKIKVLLERISAAKRFKSQIEEKKPCIFQFYSQVLDSFLKKIDYFDAIKDAKQASDTRNLLEKYYKIMDNWQKANPEKKLSDYLDYAAISHFEQTESQNKINLLTVHSSKGLEFEYVFLVGMNQGVFPAQKVLDQNSTSEYEEERRLAFVAVTRAKRVLYITNGYRAPSFARGLPQKFKTNQNIVSAFVKEMKIKAERFAQFRKLDETGKLNYTKDKSEIVEFVAGDQINHLKFGRGIVLEVRFDSILVKFFEIPGDKGIKTLIKTHKSIDKIT; encoded by the coding sequence ATGTCATCGCAAAATATTTTATTACAACTTAATGAAAAACAAAAAATTGCTGTTATCAGTAACTCTAGCCATCTAAGAATTGTTGCTGGTGCTGGCACTGGTAAAACTAGTGTGCTAACCAAAAAAATCGCTTATATTATCAACGAATCTCTTGCATATCCAAGTCGAATTTTAGCACTTACTTTTACAAATAAAGCCGCAGAAGAAATGCGTAATCGGGTGGAAAAATTAGTTGGGGAAAAATCAAAGGATATTCAAATTCTTACTTTTCATTCACTTTGTAATTTAATTCTCCGACTTGAAGCAAAAAATATTGTTGAACTCTCTGAGATTCCGCTTAGCGACTACCGTTTTAACATTATTGATGAACAAGACCAGAAAAAAATTGTTGAAAAACTTTTAGGAAAATATCTAAAAGCAAACGATGACCGCGATGAGACAAAAATTAGTGCTTTTGATGCAATTAAATTCATTTCTAATGCCAAAAATTGAGAAAAATCACCTGAGGATTTGCTAAAAAGTATAAATAATGAACTTGATCAAATCAAAGTTCAAGTTTATCAAAAATATCTTGAAAAAACAAAAGAAAATAACATTATTGACTTTGATGATCTTTTACTTTATACTAAAATTGCCTTTGAAAAAAGTCCAGAAATTAGGTCTAGATGGCAAAGAAAATTTGATTTTGTCCTTGTAGATGAATTCCAGGATACTTCCTTGGTCCAGTATTTAATTTTAAAAATTTTTATCAAAGATAAAACACGTTTAGTTGTTGTCGGCGATCCTGATCAGACAATTTATTCTTGAAGAGGAGCCGATCCGTCTTTGATCTTAAATTTAGAGCAAGATTTTCCCGATCTCCAGACGGTTATTCTTGATAAAAACTACCGATCAACGCAAAATATTCTCGATGCGGCTAATAATTTAATTGAAAATAACCAAAATCGGATCAAAAAGAAATTAGTTGCTAGTTCAAAGGAAAAAATCGAAATTCACTTTGAGGATTTAGCCAATGAAAGGGGAGCTGAAGTTGAATGAATTTACCGAAAAATTCAGGAATTAATCACAAAAAATAAGGTAACTTATCGCGATATCGCCATTTTAGCACGCTCAAATTTTTATTTTAAACAAATAGAAACTAAATTTGATGGCCATAATATTCCGTATTTTCGGCACGGAGCTTCCCCGCTTGTAACCAAAAAAGAAATCCGTGAAGCGCTTTATTTTCTAAAAGTAATTGATAATTCCGATCCTTATGCTTTTGAACAGATTATCAATGTCCCGCCTAAAAAAATTGGAATAGCAACAATTAACAAACTAAATGAATTAGCAGCCCAATTTGGTCTTAATTTACACGATTTTTTATTTAAATATTATTCTGGTAAAATAAATTTTAAAGGAAAACAAGGAAAAATTCCCTTAGGCCATGATAATCAGCTTAAAATTAAGGTACTTTTAGAAAGAATTAGCGCCGCAAAACGGTTTAAAAGTCAAATTGAAGAAAAAAAACCTTGTATTTTTCAGTTTTATTCGCAAGTTCTTGACTCTTTTTTGAAAAAAATTGATTATTTTGATGCAATTAAAGATGCAAAACAAGCCTCTGATACTCGCAATCTTTTAGAAAAATACTATAAAATAATGGATAATTGACAAAAAGCCAATCCTGAAAAAAAATTATCCGACTATCTTGATTATGCAGCTATTTCTCATTTTGAACAAACTGAATCACAAAATAAAATTAATTTATTAACAGTACATTCCTCAAAAGGTCTTGAATTTGAATATGTTTTTCTTGTGGGAATGAATCAAGGGGTTTTTCCGGCCCAAAAAGTACTCGATCAGAACTCGACAAGCGAATATGAAGAGGAAAGAAGACTCGCTTTTGTAGCAGTTACGCGCGCAAAACGAGTTTTATATATAACAAATGGTTATCGCGCGCCTTCTTTTGCCCGCGGTTTGCCACAAAAATTTAAAACTAATCAAAATATTGTCTCTGCTTTTGTTAAAGAGATGAAAATTAAAGCTGAACGGTTTGCCCAGTTTCGTAAACTTGATGAAACAGGAAAACTAAATTATACCAAAGATAAATCAGAAATAGTGGAATTTGTTGCTGGTGACCAAATTAATCACTTAAAATTTGGTCGTGGCATCGTTTTAGAGGTCAGATTTGACTCAATTTTAGTTAAATTTTTTGAAATTCCTGGCGATAAAGGGATTAAAACACTAATAAAAACACATAAATCAATCGATAAAATAACCTAA